The following are encoded in a window of Providencia rettgeri genomic DNA:
- the iolB gene encoding 5-deoxy-glucuronate isomerase, protein MSKLLSKYHAPDAHKRTQHITPQIANWGYVHFDVYELKQGESISLPASENEMCLVLVAGKATISTPNQKFENIGDRMDPFERKKPYAVYVTAQEFAEVKAETALELAVCSAKGKGTYPTRLIGPDDIGAEQRGHGYNKRYVHNILPDDKAADSLLVVEVFTDEGCTSSYPSHKHDTDNEPNETYLEETYYHRLNPPQGFCMQRVYTDDRELDECMAVYNKDVVMVPKGYHPMATVAGYDNYYLNVMAGPTRKWLFTWEKDHNWVNSDVYTAKHKGQ, encoded by the coding sequence ATGTCAAAACTACTGTCGAAATACCATGCTCCAGATGCACATAAGCGTACTCAGCATATTACACCGCAGATTGCTAACTGGGGATATGTACACTTTGATGTATACGAATTGAAGCAAGGTGAATCCATTTCGTTACCTGCGTCTGAAAACGAAATGTGTTTAGTACTAGTGGCTGGTAAGGCGACAATCAGTACACCAAATCAAAAGTTTGAAAATATTGGTGATCGCATGGATCCGTTTGAACGGAAAAAACCGTATGCGGTATATGTGACGGCACAAGAGTTTGCTGAAGTTAAAGCTGAAACTGCATTGGAACTTGCCGTTTGCAGTGCGAAAGGAAAAGGGACTTATCCAACCCGTCTAATTGGTCCTGATGATATTGGCGCAGAGCAACGAGGTCATGGTTATAATAAACGTTATGTGCACAATATTTTGCCAGATGATAAAGCCGCGGATAGCTTATTAGTTGTCGAAGTGTTTACGGACGAAGGCTGCACCAGCTCATACCCTAGCCATAAACATGACACCGATAATGAACCCAATGAAACCTATTTAGAAGAAACCTATTATCACCGTTTGAATCCACCACAAGGTTTCTGCATGCAACGTGTTTACACTGACGACCGTGAATTAGATGAGTGTATGGCAGTGTATAACAAAGATGTGGTTATGGTGCCAAAAGGGTATCACCCAATGGCAACTGTGGCAGGCTACGATAACTACTATTTAAATGTGATGGCAGGGCCGACACGTAAGTGGTTATTTACATGGGAAAAAGACCATAATTGGGTCAATAGCGATGTGTATACCGCCAAACACAAAGGGCAGTAA
- a CDS encoding NAD(P)-dependent oxidoreductase encodes MKISIIGATGFVGKALVAEALRRQHQVTAISRHSNTLPQHAHLITESGDVTDVAWLTSRLKGQDVVISAFNGGWKNPNLYQDTVTGNHAILQAVQKAMVKRFIVVGGAGSLKIAPNMDLIDSPDFPAEIKPGAQAMREFKNQLQTIDTLDWTYVSPAAMLEPGERTETFRLGGTELLMNGNVPAKISVEDFAVALLDEVNNAQFIRQQFTAAY; translated from the coding sequence ATGAAAATATCGATCATTGGTGCAACAGGATTTGTGGGAAAAGCATTAGTTGCTGAAGCGCTGCGCCGCCAGCATCAAGTTACCGCCATTTCTCGCCACAGTAACACTTTGCCACAACACGCTCATTTGATAACAGAATCTGGAGATGTTACGGATGTTGCTTGGCTAACCTCTCGCCTTAAAGGCCAAGACGTGGTGATTAGTGCATTCAATGGTGGCTGGAAAAACCCGAATTTATACCAAGATACTGTCACAGGAAACCATGCTATTTTACAAGCGGTACAAAAAGCCATGGTGAAACGTTTTATTGTTGTGGGTGGTGCAGGTAGTTTAAAAATCGCGCCTAATATGGATTTAATTGATTCCCCTGATTTCCCCGCTGAAATTAAACCGGGTGCACAAGCGATGCGTGAATTCAAAAATCAGTTACAAACTATAGATACCCTTGATTGGACCTATGTTTCCCCCGCTGCCATGCTTGAACCCGGTGAACGCACAGAAACCTTCCGTTTGGGAGGCACTGAATTGTTAATGAATGGCAACGTACCAGCGAAAATTTCAGTTGAAGATTTTGCCGTTGCTCTCCTTGATGAAGTGAATAATGCTCAGTTTATTCGCCAACAATTTACGGCAGCCTATTAA
- a CDS encoding FUSC family protein, whose translation MRAFPAIHDGIIFTSCMFFSAVTAFTILDAQAAMWAAFSTLYSFNLFNAAKEYKNYAYTTFCLLMILVSIFIGDTLRLGTAFYLYLAIFSFIYYQLYGTDPAMDLTMKFMIIMSTIGTILPDISKSLALGFIIGSGVTLITYYVLSHKMTRHSVITSALVERNLFTLRKNIIPRSMTYALGLLLALAIPRFIDLGHFYWTLLTFVFVLHPKSESIIKITLQRVLGSLISVLLLFFLFNTPLMPYIGLIAMVVFAFLMPMSFHHSYTFMTFVVTSLILSVLEQVVYWRHPTYELLFDRVLETALGGAIAIITSIILKLFREGTPTQQTGEKVNTPQQ comes from the coding sequence ATGAGAGCGTTTCCGGCTATACACGATGGAATTATTTTTACCAGTTGCATGTTTTTTAGCGCAGTGACCGCTTTTACGATTTTAGATGCTCAAGCAGCCATGTGGGCAGCCTTCTCAACCTTGTATTCCTTTAATTTGTTTAATGCAGCCAAAGAATATAAAAACTACGCCTATACCACGTTTTGTTTATTGATGATTTTAGTGTCAATTTTTATTGGTGATACTCTACGCCTTGGTACCGCATTTTATCTTTACCTCGCTATCTTCTCGTTTATTTATTACCAATTGTACGGCACTGATCCTGCTATGGATCTAACCATGAAATTTATGATCATCATGTCGACAATCGGCACTATTTTGCCGGATATCTCCAAAAGTTTGGCACTGGGCTTTATTATTGGTAGTGGTGTAACACTCATTACCTATTATGTACTTAGCCATAAAATGACACGCCACAGTGTGATCACCAGCGCCTTAGTTGAACGAAATTTATTTACCCTGCGTAAAAACATTATTCCTCGATCAATGACCTATGCACTTGGGTTGCTACTCGCTTTGGCTATTCCACGTTTTATCGACCTTGGGCACTTTTATTGGACGCTGCTGACCTTTGTGTTTGTCTTACATCCCAAGTCAGAAAGTATCATCAAAATTACTTTGCAAAGGGTCTTAGGTAGTCTAATTTCTGTTTTGTTACTGTTTTTTTTATTTAATACGCCATTGATGCCGTATATTGGTTTAATTGCAATGGTTGTTTTTGCTTTTTTAATGCCAATGAGTTTTCACCACAGTTATACCTTTATGACATTTGTTGTCACCAGTTTGATATTATCTGTGCTTGAGCAAGTGGTTTATTGGCGGCACCCAACCTATGAATTGCTATTTGACCGCGTACTGGAAACTGCGTTAGGCGGCGCAATTGCTATCATAACAAGTATTATTTTAAAATTATTCCGAGAAGGAACCCCAACTCAGCAAACTGGCGAAAAAGTTAATACCCCACAGCAATAG
- a CDS encoding malonate decarboxylase holo-ACP synthase, which translates to MQIINPHDFVWVGNNEDVEVGSLPQWVEAQWNCKLPLTVYRDKAEDANITVAIRGIKPHQRVTTQIKKSAITHIMNVESLVADSVELQRSMFIALPPVQVLWLISQTKWPWKWGVTGSCAYTLATDIQSMLSDCDLDVVLRCPTRHQKEDFAEFAIKANTPYCPIDIHVETPKGGFSLAEWFKNEQVTLHTPQGDVMTADPWDESL; encoded by the coding sequence ATGCAAATAATCAATCCTCATGATTTTGTTTGGGTCGGTAATAATGAAGATGTCGAGGTAGGATCGCTTCCACAATGGGTGGAGGCCCAGTGGAATTGTAAGTTACCATTGACGGTATACCGAGATAAAGCAGAAGACGCAAACATTACAGTCGCAATACGGGGTATCAAGCCCCATCAACGTGTTACGACACAAATTAAAAAATCAGCGATCACCCATATCATGAACGTAGAATCATTGGTTGCTGATTCCGTTGAATTGCAACGGTCGATGTTTATTGCATTGCCGCCTGTGCAGGTCTTATGGTTAATCTCACAAACAAAATGGCCGTGGAAATGGGGAGTAACAGGCAGTTGTGCTTATACATTGGCGACTGATATTCAAAGTATGTTATCTGATTGCGATCTTGATGTGGTACTACGCTGTCCAACGCGCCACCAAAAAGAAGATTTTGCTGAATTTGCGATTAAAGCCAATACGCCTTATTGCCCTATCGATATTCATGTGGAAACCCCCAAAGGTGGCTTTTCTTTAGCGGAATGGTTTAAAAATGAGCAAGTGACATTGCATACCCCGCAAGGGGATGTGATGACGGCAGATCCTTGGGATGAAAGCCTATAA
- a CDS encoding glutathione S-transferase family protein, protein MYTLWIANKNYSSWSLRPWVLLKALQIPFNENICFFESGKSSHDKFRRFSPSGLVPCLVDGNLTVWDSLAICEYIAEDHPQAWPTDRVARAWARSASAEMHSGFTTLRQQCPMDISRNVPLKEISRELQADLDRISQLWQEGLKKFGGPWLAGGEFTAVDAFYAPVAFRIHSYQLPVNTAAQQWVARMLSLPAMQEWRQAGIQEPHIDH, encoded by the coding sequence ATGTATACTCTTTGGATAGCGAACAAAAATTACTCTTCTTGGTCATTGCGCCCTTGGGTTTTGTTAAAAGCGTTGCAAATTCCTTTTAACGAAAATATCTGTTTTTTTGAAAGTGGCAAAAGTAGCCATGACAAATTTCGTCGTTTTTCGCCAAGTGGTTTAGTCCCTTGCTTAGTCGATGGAAATCTGACGGTTTGGGACTCCTTAGCGATTTGTGAATATATCGCAGAAGATCACCCGCAAGCATGGCCAACCGACCGTGTTGCAAGAGCATGGGCGCGCAGTGCCAGCGCCGAAATGCATTCAGGCTTCACCACACTGCGCCAACAATGCCCAATGGATATTTCTCGTAATGTGCCATTAAAAGAGATATCCCGTGAGTTACAAGCAGACCTCGATCGCATTTCACAATTATGGCAAGAAGGACTAAAAAAATTTGGGGGGCCGTGGCTTGCAGGAGGTGAATTTACAGCAGTGGATGCGTTTTATGCACCTGTTGCGTTTCGCATTCACAGTTACCAGTTGCCGGTTAATACAGCGGCACAGCAATGGGTTGCCCGTATGCTAAGTTTGCCAGCCATGCAAGAATGGCGACAAGCCGGTATTCAAGAACCGCATATTGATCACTAA
- a CDS encoding cytochrome b: MQWKNNTTRYGHLTLLIHWLVAIVVYGMFALGLWMVTLGYYDSWYHQAPEIHKSIGILLFIVMAFRVIWRFISPPPKPLPTYSKLTKVSSITVQILIYIILFSILISGYLISTADGQPISVFGWFDVPALFTGAATQADTAGEIHLYLAWAVVLLSVLHAAAALKHHFFDRDITLKRMLGFNPDK; encoded by the coding sequence ATGCAATGGAAAAATAATACAACCCGTTATGGGCACTTAACTCTGCTCATTCACTGGTTAGTCGCGATTGTCGTATATGGAATGTTCGCCTTAGGTTTATGGATGGTGACACTGGGCTATTATGATAGTTGGTACCATCAAGCACCGGAGATCCATAAAAGTATAGGAATACTATTATTTATTGTTATGGCATTTCGTGTAATTTGGCGTTTTATTTCACCGCCACCAAAGCCATTACCAACCTATAGCAAATTAACTAAAGTCAGCTCTATAACTGTTCAAATTCTGATATATATTATTTTATTCAGTATATTGATTAGCGGTTATTTAATTTCAACCGCTGATGGTCAGCCAATCAGTGTATTTGGTTGGTTTGATGTCCCAGCTTTATTTACAGGTGCTGCAACACAAGCGGATACCGCGGGTGAAATTCACTTGTACCTCGCTTGGGCAGTCGTTCTATTGTCAGTTCTACATGCGGCTGCCGCATTGAAACATCACTTTTTTGATCGTGATATTACATTAAAAAGAATGTTGGGTTTTAACCCCGATAAGTAA
- a CDS encoding YceI family protein, whose amino-acid sequence MLKKTVLGLASGALFLTAGSALAQTYQFDKQGQHAFIEFRIQHLGYSWVYGSFKDFDGTFTYDAKDPSKDKVEVTIKTGSVDTNHAERDKHLRSADFLNASKFPEAKFVSTEVKKEGETYKITGDFTLNGVTKPITLDAKLMGEGKDPWGGYRAGFEAQGNIKLKDFNIKSDLGPKSQEAQLLISVEGVQTK is encoded by the coding sequence ATGTTGAAGAAAACGGTTCTTGGTCTGGCTTCTGGCGCACTATTTTTAACAGCAGGTTCTGCGCTTGCGCAAACGTACCAATTTGATAAGCAAGGCCAACACGCTTTCATCGAATTTCGTATTCAGCATTTAGGTTATAGCTGGGTATACGGTAGCTTTAAAGATTTTGATGGTACCTTTACTTATGATGCAAAAGACCCATCAAAAGACAAAGTTGAAGTTACTATCAAAACGGGTAGCGTAGACACTAACCATGCAGAGCGTGATAAACACTTGCGTAGTGCAGACTTTTTAAATGCGTCTAAATTCCCAGAAGCGAAATTCGTTTCAACGGAAGTGAAAAAAGAGGGCGAAACTTATAAAATTACGGGTGATTTCACCTTAAATGGTGTCACAAAACCTATCACATTAGATGCAAAATTAATGGGTGAGGGTAAAGATCCATGGGGTGGATACCGTGCAGGTTTTGAAGCACAAGGTAATATCAAACTGAAAGATTTTAATATTAAGTCTGATTTAGGCCCTAAATCTCAAGAAGCTCAACTGTTGATTTCAGTTGAAGGTGTTCAAACAAAATAA